From the Chelonoidis abingdonii isolate Lonesome George chromosome 4, CheloAbing_2.0, whole genome shotgun sequence genome, the window CCCCACATTGCCCTCCCATGACATGGTATGTCCTTCTCTGTCCCCGCCCCATGGCATGGTACGTCCCGCCTTACCCCCCCATTGCCCTCCCATGACATGGTATTTCCTGGACTGCCCGCCATTGCCCTCCCATGGCATAATATGTCCTGCTTtgttctctcctctcctgcattgCCCTTCCATGGCATGGAATGTCCTACCCTGCCCCCCATTGTCCTCCCATGGCATGGTACGTCCCACCTTGCCCCCCCCATTGCCCTCCCATGACATGGTATTTCCCGTACTGCCCCCCATTGCCCTCCCATGGCATGGTATGTCCTGCTTTGatctctcctctcctgcattgCCCTTCCATGGCATGGAATGTCCTGCCCTACCCCCCATTCTCCTCCCATGGCATGGTatatcctgccctgcccccccccccatgacatGGTAGGTCCCTCCCATTGTCCTCCCATGATATGGTATATCTCTGCCGACCCCTTCATTGTCTTTCCATGTCATGGCAGgccctccactcccccagcaaAGCTCCTCATGGGATGGTCTGTTCAATCCCACCCCTCCACAGTACGATTACCTTCCACTCCTGAACCCCCAACAATACGATAGGTCTCATTTTGTTCTCCCTTCACATGGCATGGTATgtcccacccctcctgcacaaATTCTGGTATGCCCCGCATGGTCTGtctcattctcccctcccccctgtgccCCATATCATGGGTCTTCCCTTCCCATGAAACCCCTTTGACATGATACCTTCTGCTGCCCACAATGACAATGCACGTGCATGTCCCACCCTGAGGCCAGGCTCCCCAGGGTCCCAGACCTCCCCGCCTGCCTTGGCCCGCATGTGTGCCCAGCAGCGCTGCGAGCTCAACATGACCCTGCCAGCAGCGGCACATGAGCCTCCCTCACGTGTGAGACACAAGTGTGTTCACCAGGGCTCCAGGCCTGGTGCtttcacagcctggcttttcacAAGAGCTTTGCACTGTCGGTGCATGGGCTGGCATGGGCCCTCCGCAGagccctgcacctgcctcccCAGGGTACTGCTCCCTGGGGATTGGGAGTGCCCCCATCTTTGCTCAGCTGGCACAGGTGTGAACACCCTGGCCTGCCCTTGTGAATCTCCGTGCAAGGCCATCACCACTTCTCATCCTGTCTTGGCTGGTTGCAGGTCAGCCCGGCAGATGGCTGCATCGTGCACCTGGGCCGGGTGCGAAGGAGCGGCCTGGAGCAGGTGAAGGGGGTGACGTACTCTCTAGAGAGCTTCCTTGGCCCCCAGGACTGGAGGGAAGATGGGGGTGAGTGAGGGGTTAGGCAGTGGGCTGATGTGGGGGGTTGGTCTTAGTATCCAATCCGGAGTGGGGGCGGGTGGCTGGGGTAGATCCCAGAGGCCAATCTGGGGACCAAAGGGGCCACACTGGGGGGAcaatccctgtgtgtgtgtgtccgtgtctGTGTCCCAATCCAAGGCAGGTGCAGATTAACCCTTTGCTCTCCGTCTCTCTCCCCCAGGCAGGGGTCTCTCCCCATGGTGGCACCGGGGGCACCGGCTCTATCAGTGCATCATCTATCTGGCACCGGGCGACTATCACCGCTTCCACTCGCCCACCAACTGGCACATCCGGCACAGCCGGCACTTCCCCGGTACGGCACAGCCGAGgaggggagcaggctggggcggtggggggcatgAACCCAATTGTCACTCACGCTGGggtctcctcttccctcccatctATCTGCATGCCCTGCCTTGTGTCCATCCGTGGCAGGCTCCCTGATGTCGGTGAGCCCGAGCGTGGTGCGCTGGATCCCGGGGCTATTCTGTCACAACGAGCGGGTGGTGCTGAGCGGGGAGTGGGCCCACGGCTTCTTCTCTCTGACTGCCGTGGGGGCCACCAACGTGGGCTCCATCCGCATCTACTGCgaccaggtggggctgggggcagagggagctgggagccctggagagGGGGGGGCAGCCCTCATGTCCTGGTGGGGTCCCTGGTGAGCGTGTGCACTTGTGGGGGTTGCATGGAGGCGAGTCCTGGTGAGCACGCACAGGCTCATGGGATTGCATGGGGGGGGGGCCCTGGCGAGTGTGCACACACTTACATGAAAAGACGTGGGGGGGTCCTGGTGATTGTGCACATGCTTGCACGATCTGATGTGAGGGAGGCCCTCGTGAGCATGGCTGTGCTTGTGGAATCTCATGGGGGGGTCCCTGGTGAGCATGCATGCATTTGTGGGATCAAACAAGGGGGGGGCCCTCGTGAGTGTGCGTGCATTTGTGCGATAGCACATGGGGGGCCTCCCGGTGAGCATGTGCGCCCATGGGATTGCATGTAGGGGGGGCCTGGTGAGCGCATGCTCTGGTGGGATTGCACGTGGGGGGGCTAGTGAGCACATGCTCCTGTGGGGTCACATGTTGGGGGGGGTGAGCACAGAGTCACATGGCTCTTGTGAGCCAGAGCAGATATGGAGTGAGggggtgcccatcaccatggtaaaCGTGGCCCCCTTTCTCTCTGGCAGGACCTTCGAACCAATTGCGCCCGCCACGTGCAGGGCTGCTACCATGACGTCAGCTACTTGGCCTGGGCGGGGCCATCgggggtccctgcccccaagggagCCGGCCTGGGCGAGTTCAACCTGGGCTCCACCATCGTCCTCCTCTTCCAGGGGCCCCGGCGCTTTGGCTTCCGCACCAGTGCTGGGTGCAGGGTGCGGGTGGGGCAGGCGCTGGGCAGCCTGTGACGTGGTGGGCAGAGGAGCAGACCCTCATTTCAGGGTGGGACCCTGATTTCCTGGGGAGATTGGAGAATCCCTTCACTGCCATGGGGGGGACACCCCAGATTCAGTGGGTAAAGGGAGGCGACACCACACTTGTGGGAGAAGGGAACCCCCCCCATTTCAGATGGGAGAATTGGACCCCTCTttactggggggaagggagaggtccCCCATTCCAATAGCCCCTCCAACTTTTTGCTAAGGAACGTGAGGGGCTTTGACACCCCTTTAGAGCCATGGAGGAAAAATAGTAGTGACCCTGATCTTAGCAGGGAATGGGATTTTTGGAGGCGGGAGCACGAGGAACCATACATTCAAGGGGGGGGACAGAGAGCCCCCCACACTAGGAGAAGGAACCCCACTTTCCAGTGAGGGAATATGGGGTGAATCTGTTGCCCCCCACCTTTAATTCCAATGGCGGTAAAAAGAAGATATTTGGTTTTAAGTGCGGGGGCGGTCCCACATTCAGTGGGGAGGACATGGGGGGGTGAATCCAAGGTCCCCCCCTTAATTCCAAAGGGGGATGATATGAATGGGGCTCAGGGGAGCTCCTTCCCAGATCCTTTGGGGTTGAAATCTGGGTGGAACTTTTGTACcatcctctctgcccccctgctACTGCCACGCCGTCCCAGCACCATAAAGCCATCTGAGCACCAGGGGGCAGAATAGCTCTGAAATAGAGCTTTCTATTTTCATATACAGCATGTGTTTGTGGTGGGGAATGAGACCTGGGGCCTTTCTCCACTAGGGAGCGCCAGCTCCAGTCTGGCCCTGGGCTACGGGATtgcctggctcagggggtgggggacgGGACCTGAGGCCTTTCgcctctagggggtgctggctccaatcTGGCCTTGGGCTAGGGGATTGCCTGACTCAGGGGGTGGGGGACGGGCCCTGGGGCATCTcgcctctagggggcgccagctccacTGTGGCCCTGGGCTAGGGGATTGGCTGGCTCAGGGTGAGGGACGGGACCTGGAgactttcccctctagggggcgctggctccaaTCTGGCCCTGGGTTAGGGGATTGGCTGGCTGGGAATGAGACCTCGGGCCTTTTCCCGCTATTTTCATATACagcctgtttgtgtgtgtttgtgcctctagggggcgccggctccaatctggctctgggctaggggattggctggctcagggggtggggaaagggacctggggcctttcccctctagggggcgccggctctgATCTGGCCCTTGGCTACAggattggctggctcagggggtgggggatgggacctggggcctttcccctctagggggtgctggctccgaTCTGGCCCTTGGCTAGGGGATTGGCTgggtcggggggtgggggtggggaaagggacctggggactttcccctctagggggcaccggcTCCAATCTGGCTCTGGGCTAGGggattggctggctcagggggtgggggatgggacctggggactttcccctctagggggcgccggctccaaTCTGGCCCTGGGCTAGGggattggctggctcagggggtgggggacgGGACCTGGGGACTTTCCCCTCTATTTTCATATATagcctgtttgtgtgtgtttgcgcCTCTAGAGGGTGCCAGCTCCAATCTGGCTCTGGGCTAGGGGACTggctgggttggggtgggggacgGGACctagggcctttcccctctagggggcgccggttTCGAGCTGGCCCTGGGCTAGGggattggctggctcagggagtggggaaagggacatggggcctttctcCTCTATGGGGTGCTGGCTTCAATCTGGCTCTGGGCTAGGGGATTGGCTGGCtcatggggtggggaatgggaccaGGGGCCTTTTCCCCCAGGGGGCGCCGGCTCCGATCTGGCCCTGGGCTAGGGAATTGGCTCGCttagggggtggagaaggggcctttcccctctagggggcgccagctccaatctggctctgggctaggggactggctggctgggaatgggacctggggcctttcccctctagggggcgcctgCTCCAGTCCAGAGAAGAAGCCACAGGGTGGAGTTTCCCATTCATTTATTTGTCTATTGCTTTCCCTCCACACTCTTCCCAGCCTGAGTTTCATGGGGCTGGTCGGAGGCCGGGCTGGTGGTCggcgaggggctgggggctctgctgtCCCCCTCCCGTTTCCATCCTCTTCCTGTGGTCTCTGccctggggttggggtggaggggagccccCAGAAAATaccttgggggagggagaaggtgcaCAGCAGTGGGGGGGACTACGGCATAGGGCAGAAGGGAGCCCACAACAAGGAGAGGCCCCATTGGATAGAGGGTTGCGTGGGGGGCTAGAGGAAAAGGGTTTATTTGGCTGCAGTGGGGGCTGAGGTGGGAGGTGGCCTGGGAGCCCCGTGGCAGAGGTGGAGGGCTCCTCGCGGGGGGCTCCCCATTGCAGCGGCTCAGGCGTAATAGCCCACAGAAAGAGGCAAGGGCCATCATGGGGCGATGCATGAGGTTGACGACCCGCTCCAGGTGGTGCTCCTTGATGTCTGGAGCCGCTCTGCAGCCGCTTCTGGTGCCTGCTGCGTCTgcaccccccaggctgcagagccaggCCATGCAGCGGCCCCACGCCGCCCTGGGGCTGACCGGTGGGGGCCTGGTGAAGAAAGAGAGTGAACAGCATCCCCCGCCGAAGCCcaacccactccctgcagcccagctcacCCCCGCCAAGCCCCTTCAGCACAGCGCCCCCGCACCATCCCCCTCAGCCGGTcacccccaccaagccccactcgcCCATCCCCCTTCAGCACAGTCGTCCCCTGCCGAgctgcctccccatccccctgcagtCCAGTGGCCCCTGTCAAGCCCCACCTTCCACCTCCAACACGTGCTCCACAGCCCCGTTCGCGGCCACTCCCTGTTGCCTCGTTTCttgcctccttctctcctcctcctcatctgtgTCCAGGTCCACGCGCTCCTCTTTGCTGTGACGCAGGCTGAACACCAGGCGGTgtagctggggatgggggggtgggtcGCAGGGTGAGCACTCTGCACTGGGACACCTGGGTCCCATTCCCCGTCCTGCTCCCTCCCGCTAGGGGCGAGTGCCCTGTACTGctgtcccagacacctgggtCCCATTCTCTGTCCTGCTCTCCCCCTCTAGGGGCGAGTGCCCTTTGCTGCTGtccggacacctgggtcccattTCCCGTCCTGCTCTCTCCTCCCTGGGGCGACTGCTCTGCGCTGCTGTCCTGGACACATGGGTCCCTTCCCCATCCTGCTCTCTCCCCCTAGGGGCGAGTGCCCTGCACTGCTGTCCCGGACGCATGGGTCCCTTCCCCATCCTGCTCTCTCCCCCTAGGGGCGAGTGCCCTGCACTGCTgtcccggacacctgggtcccattCCCCGTCCTGCTCTCTCTCCCTAGGGGTGAGCACCCCTGCGCTACTGTCCTGGAAACTTCCCCACCCTGGTCTCTCCCTCCTAGGGGTGAGCGTCCTGCACAGCTgtcccggatgcctgggtcccatcccctttcccccctcccaaggGTTGCTCACGTGCTTGTCGGGGATGGACGGGGTACAAAGCGATACCCCCACCACCAGGACGACGCTGGCAAGGAAGAGGATGATGGCGAAGTACAGGTAGTGCACCCCACAGATAAGTCTGGGGCAGGCGCTGGGGAAGATGCAGCTGCCTGTGCCGTAGGCAAATTCAGGCAGCAGACGGGCCAGGCCCATCAGCAGCCCCCCGATTAGTCCCCAGAATGCGCCCTGTGTGGAGAAAGACTGGGGAGGTCATCTGGGCTTCTGTGTTCTCGCTCCCTCATCATCCCACTGCCAGAATGCGGGTTACCCCactccctccaccctcccctgTTCTCCCACTACCCAGATGCCTGGGTCCCCCACACTCTCTCCACCATCCTCCCTATGCCTGGCACTTGGGTCCCCCACATGCTCCCTTCCTCCTGCATCCTCCCACTCCCAGACACTGGGTCCCCATTCCccacactcctcccctcccttcccattgcctggatgcctgggtcctctctttccctcccctgctccatcTGCTGCCTGCTGTGGACACCGGCAAACCAAGtgtcagctcatgccaaggcctctAGGCCTCAACTGGCCCCTGGCACACACACAGCTAGGACCCAGCCTAACTCACCTGTGTCTTAGCCTTGTTAAATTAGGTCTGAGGGGTTACCGTTTAGACTCACTGAAGCATAGAGGTAGTGAGCTCACCTATTGCCTCTGTACCCCGGTTATACTGCGGGGTTGCTCTGTAATGGTAAATCACCAGCTGGGAAAATAGCCCCACCGGGTGTGAAATGCCAGTTTGCCACAGGAGGTAGCTCCTGCCCTGCAAAAGCTGCCCCATGGGGTCTGTCTCCATGGCAATTAGCCACCCacgctggcccatgccagctgactcagtagacatggagcccaggctctgggaccctctgacCCTGCAGGCGCCTACAGCCTAGGCTGCGCCCGGCCATCTACACAGccatgaaacagccctgcagccgaAGCCTGAGTTGGCTGCGGGTGTCAGCTGCTGTGTAGCCAGACACAGCGACACCAGACAGACCAATGTGGAGCATCagagcccccccccacctccccgaaGAGGATATGCCCATGAGGCCTCATCTTGCCAGCTtaaactctgggggaagggaataaaaaccaCTGCCAGGAAGAATGTGGCTGCTAAGGCTCTGAGGATAGCTCAGGAGTTTGAGCTTTAATTTGCTAActcaagggttgtgagttcaatccttgacaggaccatttagggatctggggcaaaaatttgtctggggataggccctgctttgagcagggggttggactagatgctctCCTGAGGTCCCCCCCACCCTCATCTTCTATGAGGCCCAGCTTAGGTAACCAGTGCTCGGCCTCCGTTAGGGACGTATAGGGCTTGCTTGTGAGTGATGCTTCTGCCCCTTCTGGAATCTAagactcatttgtgtgtgtagctTTAAACCTCCTTTACTCTTGTAACTAACATGCTTGTTTCTTCTTAGTTACTAAATCTTCAGCTggtttattacaggactggctgctgccttgtctttggtgtgagatctgtgGTACGACTGACCTGGGGTGAGTGACTGGTCCcttgggagtaacctgaatatcgGAGGGAGTTTTGGTGTCAGTCTGCCCTGAGACTGGGACTCACGCCCTTGATTCATTCTAGAGAGTGTGACGCCTgcatccccactccctcctcccct encodes:
- the LOC116815100 gene encoding phosphatidylserine decarboxylase proenzyme, mitochondrial-like: MAIPRLSLRRHLPRIPGHALRLRSWQILKPLTCVGLQPTSKALYCRAPTRLLSRLWGVLTGLALPRWLQRPLLSLYVWAFSVNMAEAAEEDLSGYRSLGELFRRPLKPWVRPIAPHDMVSPADGCIVHLGRVRRSGLEQVKGVTYSLESFLGPQDWREDGGRGLSPWWHRGHRLYQCIIYLAPGDYHRFHSPTNWHIRHSRHFPGSLMSVSPSVVRWIPGLFCHNERVVLSGEWAHGFFSLTAVGATNVGSIRIYCDQDLRTNCARHVQGCYHDVSYLAWAGPSGVPAPKGAGLGEFNLGSTIVLLFQGPRRFGFRTSAGCRVRVGQALGSL